In one Maniola jurtina chromosome 13, ilManJurt1.1, whole genome shotgun sequence genomic region, the following are encoded:
- the LOC123870646 gene encoding uncharacterized protein LOC123870646, with translation MCQLVAILSLVVLALAACVPPPLRVTIDCSSGEDSQYLPKYRSAEFSRSNSRFDINSFCDLIHRAIPEAVKNGKFVTGQEDDQVGHSDTVAPVMAAPPRGFIPPGFPKLRPSRLGTPKLDVPKLRPMLHGLKAPKIGPAKSFRRLRYEEEESSAERMARFKKGVQKMLQVVKVIGKIDQYLSERTRIIVDKLTKTFAD, from the exons ATGTGTCAGTTGGTGGCGATTCTTTCACTAGTGGTG TTGGCACTTGCTGCATGTGTTCCTCCACCACTACGAGTGACGATTGATTGTTCTTCCGGAGAG gATTCCCAGTACCTGCCAAAATACAGGTCTGCTGAGTTTTCGAGAAGCAATTCACGCTTCGATATCAACTCGTTTTGCGATTTGATTCACCGCGCAATCCCGGAAGCGGTCAAGAATGGAAAGTTCGTAACTGGACAAGAAGATGACCAAGTTGGTCACAGCGACACAGTGGCCCCCGTAATGGCTGCTCCACCGAGAGGTTTTATTCCTCCAGGATTCCCGAAATTAAGGCCTTCAAGACTAGGTACACCAAAGTTAGATGTGCCAAAGCTAAGACCGATGCTACACGGCCTGAAAGCACCAAAAATAGGACCAGCAAAGTCATTTAGGCGATTAAGGTATGAAGAAGAAGAGTCGAGCGCGGAACGAATGGCGAGATTCAAAAAAGGCGTTCAGAAGATGTTGCAAGTGGTCAAAGTTATTGGTAAAATTGATCAGTACCTATCAGAAAGAACAAGGATCATTGTGGATAAATTGACAAAGACATTTGCAGATTGA